The nucleotide sequence TTCACCGCCTTCACCGCTGTTGCTTTTACCACCTATACGGTTCATGGCTACGGCTAGATTTTCATGAGCCTCTGCACTAATAGATCCGTAGGACATCGCGCCTGTTTTGAATCGCTTCACAATATTGGTCCAAGGCTCTACTTCTTCTAATGGTATGGGATCAAAATTTGTAAATTCAAAAAGACCACGTATCGTCATCAATCGTCTGGATTGATCGTTGATAATTTCAGAATATTCCTTGTAGGTAGTTGCCTTGTTCGTACGAACGGCTTCCTGCAGTTTAGCCACGGACAAAGGATTGAACATGTGGTGCTCGCCATTACGTCTCCAGCGATACTCACCGCCCATTTCTAGGTCTAGACTTCCATCGATTTCTTGACGCTCATAAGCTTGTTTATAGCGTTTGTTGATCTCCTTTTCCAGCTGGTGCAATCCTACACCTTGAATTCTCGTGGTGGTTTTAGGGAAATAGGCATTCACAACCTCAGTGTTAATACCTATACATTCAAACAATTGCGCACCACGATAAGAATTGAGAGTGGATATCCCAATCTTGTTCATCACCTTCAAGATTCCTTTACCAACGGCTTTATTGTAATTTTCTATTGCTTCAAGAGGTGTGATGGAAGTATCGTTCAATTCCTCAAGCTGCTCTTCAATAATTTCATTGACCATATAAGGATTGACAGCGCTCGCACCATAACCAAACAATAATGCAAAATGGTGTACTTCTCGAGGTTCTGCAGATTCGATGATGATGCTAATCTTTGACCTAAGCCCCAATCGTTGTAATCCACTGTTGATATGGGAACAAGCAAGTAGGGCAGGAATAGGTGCAAGTTCTTTGCTTGTATTACGGTCTGATAAAATGATAATGTTGTATCCTTTTTTCGCTTTCGCGGAAGCGGTCTGCAACATCTCTTCAAGGGCATCTTCCAATCCATTGTGGCCACGTTTGATGTCGTACAACATTGGGATCTCGGTGATCTTGATATCTGGATTTTGGTAACTTTTTATTTTGTCCAGATCCTGCTTAGAAATTACGGGATTCTGAATCTTTAATTTTTTACAGTGTGCTTCACTAATTTCAAAGATGTTAGCGTCCTTCCCTAAGGTCAAACTTATGTCTGTAATGAGTTGCTCTCTTATACCATCCAACGGCGGATTTGTCACCTGTGCGAACAGCTGCTTGAAATAATTATAGATGAGTTGTGATCGCTGTGAAAGCACGGCAATAGGAGTATCGCTACCCATGGAACCAATGGGCTCCTTGCTGTTTTTGGCCATAGGCAATATGATGGTGTCCACATCTTCCTGTGTGTAACCAAAAACCACTTTGCGTTTTTCCAAGGTCTCCTCATTAAGAAAAACCGGGCAATCGTTATAAGGTATATCCTTTAAGTGAACGAGGTTTTCATTAAGCCATTTGCGGTACGGATGTTTAGCCGCTACGGCATTTTTGATTTCATCATCGTTGACGATGCGACCTTCTTTCATGTTTACCAAGAACATTTTCCCAGGCTCCAATCTACCGTGAAATTGTAGGTTGCTAGGCTCGATTTCTACCACGCCAGTTTCTGAGGACATGATCACATAACCATCCTTAGTCACGCTATATCTAGATGGGCGTAAACCATTTCTATCCAGTACGGCACCTATGTAAGTCCCGTCAGTAAATGGAATGGAGGCTGGACCATCCCAAGGCTCCATCAAACACGAATTGAATTCATAGAACGCTCGTTTCTCATCTGGCATATATGGGTTTTTCTCCCAAGCTTCTGGAACCAGCATCATCATTACTTCAGGAAGTGATCTACCGGTCATGAGCAATAATTCTACCACCATGTCCATGGATGCGCTATCTGATTTACCAGGCAACACTATAGGCAGGATTTCTTTTATATCATCGCCAAAGGCTTTGCTCTCCATCAACTCCTGTCTGGAAAACATTCTGGAGACATTACCTCTTAATGTATTAATTTCACCATTGTGACACATATACCTAAAAGGCTGTGCCAGATCCCAAGTTGGGAACGTATTGGTAGAAAAACGCTGGTGTACTAAGGCTAATCTGGTTACAAACGATGGATCGTTCAGGTCCTTGTAATAGCCTTTGATGTCACCTGGCATCAACAAACCTTTGTAGATTATAATCTTAGTAGAAAGACTAGGCAGATAAAACTTACCGCTTTCTGAAATTTTAGAGGAATAGATCTCGTGTTCTGCTTTTTTACGAGCGATAAAGAGCTTTCTGGTAAATTCAAAGTCAGATTGTTTATCGTCTGATTTTCCTATGAAAATCTGTTTGATAAAAGGTTCTGTAGTCGTTGCGATCTTACCCAAATGATTGGCGTCCACAGGAACGTCACGCCATCCTAAGATATTGAGACCCATTATATTCAAATGGTTTTCTAGCGTGTTTAAACAGTATTGACGCTGGTTGGACTTTTTGGGCAAAAAGACATTGCTCACGGCATAATTACCAGCCTTAGGCA is from Nonlabens sp. YIK11 and encodes:
- the gltB gene encoding glutamate synthase large subunit, coding for MLKQQGLYYPEYEHDNCGAGFICSLKGEKSNDIIHKALQILEKLEHRGAVSADGRTGDGAGILIDIPHEFFLKNVDFKLPKAGNYAVSNVFLPKKSNQRQYCLNTLENHLNIMGLNILGWRDVPVDANHLGKIATTTEPFIKQIFIGKSDDKQSDFEFTRKLFIARKKAEHEIYSSKISESGKFYLPSLSTKIIIYKGLLMPGDIKGYYKDLNDPSFVTRLALVHQRFSTNTFPTWDLAQPFRYMCHNGEINTLRGNVSRMFSRQELMESKAFGDDIKEILPIVLPGKSDSASMDMVVELLLMTGRSLPEVMMMLVPEAWEKNPYMPDEKRAFYEFNSCLMEPWDGPASIPFTDGTYIGAVLDRNGLRPSRYSVTKDGYVIMSSETGVVEIEPSNLQFHGRLEPGKMFLVNMKEGRIVNDDEIKNAVAAKHPYRKWLNENLVHLKDIPYNDCPVFLNEETLEKRKVVFGYTQEDVDTIILPMAKNSKEPIGSMGSDTPIAVLSQRSQLIYNYFKQLFAQVTNPPLDGIREQLITDISLTLGKDANIFEISEAHCKKLKIQNPVISKQDLDKIKSYQNPDIKITEIPMLYDIKRGHNGLEDALEEMLQTASAKAKKGYNIIILSDRNTSKELAPIPALLACSHINSGLQRLGLRSKISIIIESAEPREVHHFALLFGYGASAVNPYMVNEIIEEQLEELNDTSITPLEAIENYNKAVGKGILKVMNKIGISTLNSYRGAQLFECIGINTEVVNAYFPKTTTRIQGVGLHQLEKEINKRYKQAYERQEIDGSLDLEMGGEYRWRRNGEHHMFNPLSVAKLQEAVRTNKATTYKEYSEIINDQSRRLMTIRGLFEFTNFDPIPLEEVEPWTNIVKRFKTGAMSYGSISAEAHENLAVAMNRIGGKSNSGEGGEDESRFYKDATGDWKNSAIKQVASGRFGVTSNYLTNASEIQIKMAQGAKPGEGGQLPGPKVNPQIAKTRNSTPYVGLISPPPHHDIYSIEDLSQLIYDLKSANREARINVKLVSEVGVGTVAAGVAKAKADVVLISGFDGGTGASPLTSLKHCGLPWELGLAEAQQTLAMNDLRNRIVVECDGQMKTGRDVAVACLLGAEEFGFATAPLVASGCIMMRVCHLNTCPVGIATQNPELRKKFKGKPEHVVNYMYFIAQELREIMAQLGFRTVDEMVGQVGKLDRNKAIDFYKTRGIDLSPILHKIDVPAGTKLYNTEKQDHQMEDALDLEIISKAHPALFRKEKTILDFKITNEDRAVGAILSNEISKIYGSQGLPENTLKINFSGSAGQSFGAFATHGLTLSVTGNTNDYIGKGLSGAKLIVKVHEEATIKPEENVIIGNVALYGATAGEAYINGKAGERFCVRNSGATAVVEGIGDHGCEYMTGGVAVVLGPVGRNFGAGMSGGIAFIYDKEKTFERQVNAEGLNIDPVTDAEDINKLRDLIEQHYNATFSPLAQRLLENWKQELPHFLKVLPEEYRQALLRLEEENLITT